In one Gracilinanus agilis isolate LMUSP501 chromosome 6, AgileGrace, whole genome shotgun sequence genomic region, the following are encoded:
- the LOC123251647 gene encoding olfactory receptor 4S1, whose protein sequence is MENQNNVTEFVLFGLFQSREMQHACFVVFSIIHVLTILGNLVVIITIKASKTLTAPMYFFLSHLSFADMCYPSATTPKMIADTFVERKTISFNGCMTQLFSAHFFGGTEIFLLTAMAYDRYVAICKPLHYTTIMDRQKCSLLAGASWVAGFLHSILQTLLTVQLPFCGPNEIDHFFCDVHPLLKLACADTYVVGLIVVANGGMISLISFIVLIISYIIILLNLRSQSSEGRRKALSTCVSHIITVLLVLVPPMFMYIRPSTTLAADKLVILFNIVMPPLLNPLIYTLRNNEVKNAMRKLWSIKLACGKK, encoded by the coding sequence ATGGAAAATCAAAACAACGTGACAGAGTTCGTTTTATTTGGTCTCTTCCAAAGTCGGGAGATGCAGCATGCCTGCTTTGTAGTTTTCTCTATCATCCATGTGCTCACTATCCTGGGTAACCTGGTAGTGATAATCACTATAAAAGCCAGCAAGACCCTCACTGCCCCCATGTATTTCTTCCTCAGCCACTTGTCCTTTGCAGACATGTGCTACCCATCAGCCACCACTCCAAAGATGATTGCTGACACTTTTGTAGAGAGAAAGACCATCTCCTTCAATGGCTGCATGACTCAACTCTTTTCTGCCCATTTCTTTGGTGGAACTGAGATCTTCCTCCTCACTGCTATGGCCTATGACCGTTATGTTGCCATCTGTAAACCTCTGCATTATACAACTATTATGGACCGACAGAAATGTAGTTTGCTGGCTGGGGCTTCTTGGGTAGCTGGCTTCCTTCACTCCATTCTGCAAACCCTCCTCACTGTCCAGCTGCCTTTCTGTGGTCCAAATGAGATAGACCACTTTTTCTGTGATGTCCACCCACTTCTGAAGCTTGCATGTGCTGACACTTATGTGGTGGGGCTGATTGTTGTAGCCAACGGTGGGATGATCTCACTTATATCCTTTATTGTCCTTATCATCTCATATATCATAATCCTGTTGAACCTGAGGAGTCAGTCATCAGAGGGGAGGCGCAAGGCTCTCTCTACCTGTGTCTCCCACATCATCACTGTCCTCTTGGTCCTTGTGCCTCCCATGTTCATGTATATCCGCCCCTCTACTACACTGGCAGCTGACAAACTTGTTATTTTGTTCAACATTGTGATGCCGCCATTGCTCAACCCTCTGATATATACCCTGAgaaataatgaagtaaaaaatgcCATGAGGAAACTATGGAGCATAAAATTGGCATGTGGAAAGAAATGA